A genome region from Akkermansiaceae bacterium includes the following:
- a CDS encoding methyltransferase domain-containing protein: MTDWNARYETGDTPWEKGEAAPPLLEALGKLGAEIWGDGPVLVPGCGSGHDVRALAASGLPSVGVDLAPLAIAAAESHPKAGAETYELADFLHPGWQEGRSFSALWEHTCFCAIDPSRRDDYARACANLIAPGGRLIGVFFLTPQGPGEENQGPPFNSTATEIEARFAEWFDREHGWIPERAYPGREGKEWVAVFRRK, translated from the coding sequence ATGACGGACTGGAACGCGCGTTACGAAACCGGCGACACCCCTTGGGAAAAGGGTGAGGCCGCACCGCCCTTGCTGGAAGCTTTGGGAAAACTCGGCGCCGAAATCTGGGGCGATGGCCCGGTGCTCGTGCCAGGCTGCGGCTCCGGCCACGATGTCCGGGCGCTCGCCGCATCTGGCCTGCCATCGGTTGGCGTTGATCTGGCCCCGCTTGCGATTGCGGCCGCCGAATCACATCCCAAAGCCGGTGCGGAAACCTACGAGCTCGCGGATTTCCTCCATCCCGGTTGGCAGGAAGGCAGGTCGTTTTCCGCCCTCTGGGAGCATACCTGCTTCTGCGCGATCGATCCCTCACGGCGCGATGATTACGCCCGGGCCTGTGCGAATCTCATCGCGCCCGGCGGTCGCCTCATCGGCGTGTTTTTCCTCACACCCCAAGGCCCCGGCGAGGAAAACCAGGGGCCGCCTTTCAACTCGACGGCCACGGAAATCGAAGCCCGCTTTGCGGAATGGTTCGACCGCGAGCACGGCTGGATTCCGGAGCGTGCCTACCCCGGACGGGAAGGGAAGGAGTGGGTTGCGGTTTTCCGCAGGAAATGA
- the lipB gene encoding lipoyl(octanoyl) transferase LipB, which yields MPEIRTIPEPVSYAHGLTLQEKAVEAILSGEGNDTIFLLEHEPVYTIGRLRDQSSLRAAASLPHPVFETNRGGQATYHGPGQLVGYPILDLNPRGRDLHLHLRLIEDALISACADLGVQAGRRVGMTGVWVEDRKLASIGVGVRKWVSMHGFAINVTRESLPPFLSITPCGLDGVSMTCIEAEASAPVTMAGAVGMIARHLEFRFG from the coding sequence ATGCCGGAGATACGCACCATCCCGGAGCCGGTATCCTATGCCCACGGCCTCACGCTTCAGGAAAAGGCTGTCGAAGCCATCCTCTCCGGCGAGGGCAATGACACGATATTCCTGTTAGAGCATGAACCGGTTTACACCATAGGCCGCCTCCGCGACCAATCCTCGCTGCGTGCCGCCGCCAGCCTGCCGCACCCCGTATTCGAGACGAACCGTGGAGGCCAAGCCACCTACCACGGACCTGGCCAGCTCGTCGGCTATCCCATACTCGACCTCAACCCGCGCGGGCGTGATCTCCATCTCCACCTCCGCCTCATTGAGGACGCACTCATTTCCGCCTGCGCAGATCTCGGCGTGCAGGCCGGTCGCCGCGTGGGGATGACCGGGGTGTGGGTTGAGGACAGGAAACTCGCCTCCATCGGGGTCGGCGTGCGAAAATGGGTCTCCATGCACGGCTTTGCGATCAACGTGACCCGCGAGTCGCTGCCACCGTTCCTTTCGATAACCCCGTGCGGGCTGGATGGGGTTTCCATGACCTGCATCGAGGCGGAGGCATCCGCACCGGTGACGATGGCCGGAGCCGTGGGTATGATTGCCAGACATCTTGAATTCCGGTTTGGATAG
- a CDS encoding type II secretion system protein has translation MKNNRIPPSHGFTLVELLVVIAIVAVLAALSSTAVFRFRKSADKVAVTNNLRQIQAANMGYATEQNGKFVPPSETVEGITYLWFENPDFLSQIKGGSATYAADGSANTSLELSMMDPAVIREKPSGYKTLAASYGYTTPVDASPLRKAQLDDASRTAAFITADAPFAGYGSKANIAYRHGDKAIVVFHDGHAIPLSAQEIAKKSASNVFWGASAL, from the coding sequence ATGAAAAACAACCGCATCCCCCCTTCCCATGGCTTCACCCTCGTGGAGCTTCTCGTCGTCATCGCAATTGTCGCCGTCCTCGCCGCCCTCAGCTCCACGGCTGTCTTCCGCTTCAGGAAATCGGCGGACAAGGTCGCCGTCACCAACAACCTCAGGCAGATCCAGGCGGCCAACATGGGCTACGCCACGGAGCAGAACGGAAAGTTCGTCCCGCCGAGTGAGACGGTGGAAGGCATCACCTACCTCTGGTTCGAGAACCCCGATTTCTTAAGCCAGATCAAGGGCGGATCGGCAACCTATGCTGCCGACGGCTCGGCCAACACCAGCCTGGAGCTTTCCATGATGGATCCTGCTGTGATTCGGGAAAAACCGTCCGGCTACAAGACGCTCGCCGCCAGCTACGGCTACACCACCCCCGTGGACGCAAGCCCCCTGCGCAAGGCCCAGCTCGACGACGCTTCCCGCACCGCCGCATTCATCACTGCGGACGCTCCCTTCGCCGGATACGGTTCAAAGGCAAACATTGCGTATCGCCATGGTGACAAGGCAATCGTTGTCTTCCACGACGGACACGCAATTCCTCTTTCCGCGCAGGAGATCGCCAAGAAATCCGCATCCAACGTGTTCTGGGGAGCATCCGCCCTGTGA
- a CDS encoding DUF1080 domain-containing protein: MNMTNLLPVIALLTCPVFAQVEEGFTPLTNGKDLTGWKKVGGNGEYRMVDGEIVGTGRKVNANTFLISEKTYRNFDFRFEMKFDTLKGNSGMMFRGLQKESADGNGRVFGYQCEHDNGMARAWTAGLYDEARRGWLFPDKADKAQCAAFTKQGQGIFKPEGWNEIRILCEGNHIQIFLNGEKRVDYTDEDPKNATAEGFFGMQVHAGGATDVRWKNLRIKELP, encoded by the coding sequence ATGAACATGACAAACCTGCTGCCCGTAATCGCCCTGCTCACCTGCCCCGTTTTCGCCCAGGTGGAGGAAGGCTTCACCCCGCTGACGAACGGCAAGGATCTGACCGGTTGGAAAAAGGTCGGAGGTAACGGCGAATACAGGATGGTGGACGGCGAGATTGTCGGCACAGGGCGGAAGGTGAATGCGAACACGTTCCTGATTTCCGAGAAAACGTATAGGAATTTTGATTTCCGCTTCGAGATGAAGTTCGACACGCTCAAAGGGAATTCCGGGATGATGTTCCGTGGCTTGCAGAAGGAATCGGCGGATGGCAACGGGCGGGTCTTCGGCTACCAGTGCGAGCATGACAACGGCATGGCCCGGGCATGGACCGCCGGGCTCTACGATGAGGCGCGGCGCGGCTGGCTTTTCCCGGACAAGGCGGACAAGGCGCAGTGCGCGGCCTTCACGAAGCAGGGACAGGGGATTTTCAAGCCCGAGGGCTGGAACGAGATCCGCATCCTATGCGAAGGCAATCACATCCAGATTTTCCTCAACGGAGAAAAGCGCGTTGACTACACCGACGAGGATCCGAAAAACGCCACCGCCGAAGGATTCTTCGGAATGCAGGTGCATGCTGGCGGTGCAACCGATGTCCGCTGGAAAAATCTGCGTATCAAGGAGCTTCCCTGA
- a CDS encoding transglutaminase family protein, with protein sequence MRYKVTHRTRYVYEGVVTVSHHLARLAPRFLPGQRCPWHVIEIVPEPVGRSRHNDVYGNVTTYFECEGAHGELEVTARSLVEVLPTARPEPSSTPPWETIRDAAGADKLTPGTEAGAFRFSSPMVPLGDEFAGYANADFPPGRPILEAASALMNRIHREFDFNPAATDVATPVAEVLQKKAGVCQDFAHVMLACLRSLGLPARYVSGYLETLPPPGQKRLTGADASHAWVSIFCGETAGWIDADPTNDLLPGERHITVAWGRDFSDVSPLRGVTLGAGGQSLTVEVDVEPI encoded by the coding sequence GTGCGATACAAAGTGACCCACCGGACAAGATATGTGTACGAAGGCGTGGTGACAGTCTCCCACCATCTCGCCCGTCTCGCACCGAGATTCCTTCCAGGCCAGCGCTGCCCATGGCATGTGATCGAGATCGTCCCGGAGCCGGTCGGACGCAGCCGCCACAACGACGTTTACGGGAACGTCACCACCTACTTCGAGTGCGAGGGCGCGCACGGCGAGCTTGAGGTGACGGCGCGGAGTCTTGTGGAAGTGCTGCCCACAGCCAGGCCGGAGCCCTCCTCCACCCCACCATGGGAAACGATACGGGATGCCGCCGGCGCCGACAAGCTCACCCCCGGCACCGAGGCGGGCGCGTTCCGTTTCTCCTCGCCCATGGTTCCGCTCGGAGATGAGTTCGCCGGATATGCCAACGCCGATTTCCCGCCCGGACGCCCTATCCTTGAGGCCGCTTCCGCCTTGATGAACCGCATTCACCGCGAGTTCGATTTCAACCCCGCAGCCACCGATGTCGCCACCCCCGTCGCCGAGGTTCTCCAGAAAAAAGCCGGGGTCTGCCAGGACTTCGCCCACGTGATGCTCGCCTGCCTGCGCTCGCTGGGCCTACCCGCACGCTACGTCAGCGGGTATCTGGAAACGCTTCCCCCTCCCGGCCAGAAACGCCTCACCGGTGCCGATGCCTCCCACGCCTGGGTCTCCATCTTCTGCGGAGAGACCGCCGGCTGGATCGATGCCGATCCCACCAACGACCTTCTCCCCGGCGAGCGCCACATCACCGTCGCCTGGGGGCGCGACTTCTCCGATGTCAGCCCGCTGCGGGGCGTGACGCTGGGCGCGGGCGGGCAGAGCCTGACGGTGGAGGTGGATGTGGAGCCGATCTGA
- a CDS encoding rhomboid family intramembrane serine protease, with amino-acid sequence MFLLIPYEIETLRQERPWANWILVGLSTLVSLAAIFGVISEEAIDRMVLWGWNPAGLIGHIFLHGGFIHLIGNMIFLWVFGNAVCTNIGNLRYLAAFFGCTLIAAAAHNLFDGGPAIGASGAINGVVGMVLAMYPLNRIHVWWLFLIKGGTFAVKAWIIIVFWLLFDVWGVATGGSMIAYWAHIGGLAGGVAIGLTGLHLGWIELTRYDNRSLLDIFTGKGAEEIF; translated from the coding sequence ATGTTCCTTTTGATACCCTACGAGATCGAGACCTTGAGGCAGGAGCGCCCGTGGGCGAACTGGATCCTGGTGGGCCTGTCCACACTGGTTTCCCTCGCAGCCATCTTCGGTGTGATTTCCGAGGAAGCGATCGACAGGATGGTGCTGTGGGGCTGGAACCCGGCTGGGCTCATCGGGCACATCTTCCTCCACGGCGGCTTCATCCACCTGATCGGGAACATGATTTTCCTATGGGTTTTCGGAAACGCCGTGTGCACCAACATCGGGAATCTCCGCTACCTCGCCGCATTTTTCGGCTGCACCCTGATCGCCGCCGCCGCCCACAATCTTTTCGACGGCGGCCCGGCCATCGGGGCCAGTGGTGCGATCAACGGGGTGGTCGGGATGGTGTTGGCGATGTATCCGTTGAACCGCATCCATGTCTGGTGGCTGTTTCTCATCAAGGGTGGAACCTTTGCGGTGAAAGCATGGATCATCATCGTCTTCTGGCTGCTGTTCGATGTATGGGGTGTTGCCACCGGCGGCTCGATGATTGCCTACTGGGCGCACATCGGCGGGCTTGCAGGCGGGGTTGCGATCGGTCTGACCGGGTTACATCTCGGTTGGATCGAACTCACCCGCTACGACAACCGCTCACTGCTCGATATTTTCACTGGCAAGGGAGCCGAGGAGATTTTCTGA
- a CDS encoding ROK family protein produces the protein MIAAMELGGTKTVVAIGESDGTLIEERRYPTSTPEETFQKAIEWFSGKGTPEAMGIAAFGPVQVNPKAANWGEMLPTPKPNWSGFSITKTLLAVFPEMKITLETDVNAACLAEARIGAAEGLENVAYITIGTGIGAGVLCDGRLLHGALHPEFGHLLLPRKPGDDFKGACPFHGACLEGMASGPAIARRWGTPGGGLPPGHPAWDTEAWYLAHGIQALLAVAPPERVVIGGGVSQAEGLHEKTENLLRELAGGYFPAVENSPYVVPPKFDQEAGIRGALMLTGL, from the coding sequence ATGATTGCAGCGATGGAACTGGGCGGCACCAAGACGGTGGTCGCGATTGGGGAAAGCGACGGAACTTTGATCGAGGAGCGCCGTTATCCGACAAGCACCCCGGAGGAAACGTTCCAGAAGGCGATCGAATGGTTTTCCGGAAAAGGCACGCCGGAAGCGATGGGGATCGCCGCCTTCGGGCCGGTGCAGGTCAACCCAAAGGCCGCGAACTGGGGCGAGATGCTCCCCACGCCGAAGCCGAACTGGAGCGGGTTTTCGATCACAAAGACGCTGCTTGCGGTGTTTCCTGAGATGAAAATCACCTTGGAAACGGATGTGAACGCCGCCTGTCTTGCGGAGGCGCGGATCGGTGCGGCGGAGGGCTTGGAAAACGTCGCGTATATCACCATCGGCACCGGGATCGGGGCGGGGGTGCTTTGCGATGGCAGGCTGTTGCACGGGGCGCTCCACCCGGAGTTCGGACATCTGCTGTTGCCGCGCAAACCCGGGGATGATTTCAAGGGCGCTTGCCCGTTTCATGGCGCATGCCTGGAAGGCATGGCCAGCGGGCCGGCGATTGCGCGGCGCTGGGGAACTCCGGGCGGCGGGCTTCCACCAGGGCATCCCGCGTGGGACACCGAGGCATGGTATCTGGCGCACGGGATCCAGGCATTGCTCGCCGTTGCCCCGCCGGAAAGGGTGGTGATCGGCGGCGGGGTCTCGCAGGCGGAGGGGCTGCATGAGAAGACGGAAAACCTGCTCCGCGAACTTGCGGGCGGGTATTTCCCTGCGGTTGAGAATTCGCCCTACGTAGTGCCGCCGAAGTTCGACCAGGAGGCCGGCATCCGCGGCGCGCTGATGTTGACGGGGCTGTAG